The following proteins are encoded in a genomic region of Kitasatospora cineracea:
- a CDS encoding MarR family winged helix-turn-helix transcriptional regulator, with protein MLKDVHNSGPLEDADGHLYDPGVRAAMSAFDPDGDTLALEAAAAVRSASQAVDRLRAHGAGGRGLSSGALDVLARLAGADPAGLSIGELARAGGVSSRNVTGLVDTLEGEGLARRVPDPDDRRSVRATITPAGRSWLEDFRVPTRRAMAAVFRGFTPGELAAFRHLCLRVVANQQQLEQYLGRGGR; from the coding sequence ATGTTGAAGGACGTACACAATTCCGGGCCGCTCGAGGACGCCGACGGCCACCTCTACGACCCCGGCGTGCGCGCCGCCATGAGCGCGTTCGACCCGGACGGGGACACGCTCGCCCTGGAGGCCGCCGCCGCCGTCCGCTCCGCCTCGCAGGCCGTCGACCGGCTCCGCGCGCACGGCGCGGGCGGACGCGGCCTCAGCTCCGGGGCGCTCGACGTGCTCGCCCGGCTCGCCGGCGCCGACCCGGCGGGCCTGAGCATCGGCGAACTCGCCCGCGCGGGCGGCGTCAGCTCGCGCAACGTGACCGGCCTGGTCGACACCCTGGAGGGCGAGGGCCTGGCCCGCCGCGTCCCCGACCCCGACGACCGGCGCTCGGTGCGCGCCACCATCACCCCCGCGGGCCGCAGCTGGCTCGAGGACTTCCGCGTCCCCACCCGGCGCGCGATGGCCGCGGTCTTCCGCGGCTTCACCCCCGGGGAACTGGCCGCCTTCCGGCACCTGTGCCTGCGCGTGGTCGCCAACCAGCAGCAACTGGAGCAGTACCTGGGCCGCGGCGGACGCTGA
- a CDS encoding GNAT family N-acetyltransferase, with product MTTAPARPGQLPATAPAAARLAPSRLPEPRQPSYQLVFARTAEDVRAAQRLRHQVFADEMGAVLDSPLPGLDADPFDEFCDHLLVREQPTGEVVGTYRLLRPEQARRAGRLYSDTEFDLARLGGLRDGMVEVGRSCITAAHRGNGAVINLMWGGIARYMTATGNAWLAGCCSIPLADGGATAAGVWDTVSAKHLAPQQYRVAPLRPWSAEGVARAGRTPVPALLRGYLRLGAWVCGEPAYDPDFNVADLYVLLSLERTDPRYLRHFLAAAADLPLSAITGGDTRPAADPVAANSLADEGASRGTATAA from the coding sequence ATGACCACCGCCCCCGCCCGTCCCGGACAGCTCCCCGCCACCGCCCCGGCCGCCGCCCGGCTCGCCCCGAGCCGGCTCCCGGAGCCCCGACAGCCCTCGTACCAGCTGGTGTTCGCCCGCACCGCGGAGGACGTGCGGGCCGCCCAGCGGCTGCGCCACCAGGTGTTCGCGGACGAGATGGGCGCGGTGCTCGACTCGCCGCTGCCCGGCCTGGACGCCGACCCGTTCGACGAGTTCTGCGACCACCTGCTGGTGCGCGAGCAGCCCACCGGCGAGGTGGTCGGCACCTACCGGCTGCTGCGGCCCGAACAGGCGCGCCGCGCGGGCCGGTTGTACTCCGACACCGAGTTCGACCTGGCCCGGCTGGGCGGGCTGCGGGACGGCATGGTGGAGGTCGGGCGGTCCTGCATCACCGCGGCGCACCGCGGCAACGGCGCGGTGATCAACCTGATGTGGGGCGGCATCGCCCGCTACATGACCGCCACCGGCAACGCCTGGCTGGCCGGCTGCTGCTCGATCCCGCTGGCCGACGGCGGCGCGACCGCCGCCGGGGTGTGGGACACCGTCTCCGCCAAGCACCTGGCCCCGCAGCAGTACCGGGTCGCCCCGCTGCGCCCGTGGTCCGCCGAGGGCGTGGCCCGGGCGGGCCGCACCCCGGTCCCCGCGCTGCTGCGCGGCTACCTGCGGCTGGGCGCCTGGGTGTGCGGCGAGCCCGCGTACGACCCGGACTTCAACGTGGCCGACCTGTACGTGCTGCTGTCGCTGGAGCGCACCGACCCGCGCTACCTGCGGCACTTCCTGGCCGCGGCGGCGGACCTGCCGCTCTCCGCGATCACCGGCGGGGACACCCGTCCCGCCGCCGACCCGGTTGCCGCCAACTCGCTCGCCGACGAAGGCGCTTCGCGCGGAACGGCGACGGCGGCATGA
- a CDS encoding DUF4037 domain-containing protein gives MTAPAPPDPPFVPGLDLARALYEEAVWPILADTHPGLPYAAARIGPGSEVLGLDSARSTDHDWGPRLQLFLAPDDARRHGPALHRLLAERLPGRIRGWSTHYRSSGDPDDPVSHLAPADGPVDHRVTVHDLPGWLAERLGPPAAAWAATEPSATDWLALPQQRLAEFTGGAVLHDGPGTLTAARARLRWYPDQVWRHLLACQWQRIAREEAFVGRCAEAGDDLGAAVTTARLARDLMRLALLMGRRYAPYGKWLGSAFARLDTGPALAPALRAALAAPDPAAKARHLADAYEAAARAHNALGLTEPLDPARRRYHSRPYPVLHADRFARALQRTVTEPQLRDRPLIGAVDQWADSTDLSAHPGAVRAAVDALAGEG, from the coding sequence ATGACCGCACCCGCCCCGCCGGATCCGCCCTTCGTCCCCGGGCTGGACCTCGCCCGGGCCCTGTACGAGGAGGCGGTCTGGCCGATCCTGGCGGACACCCACCCGGGCCTGCCGTACGCCGCCGCCCGGATCGGCCCCGGCTCCGAGGTGCTCGGCCTCGACAGCGCGCGCTCCACCGACCACGACTGGGGCCCGCGCCTGCAGCTCTTCCTCGCCCCGGACGACGCCCGCCGGCACGGCCCCGCCCTGCACCGGCTGCTCGCCGAACGCCTCCCCGGCCGGATCCGCGGCTGGTCCACCCACTACCGCAGCAGCGGCGACCCGGACGACCCGGTCAGCCACCTGGCCCCCGCCGACGGCCCGGTCGACCACCGGGTCACCGTCCACGACCTGCCCGGCTGGCTCGCCGAGCGCCTCGGCCCGCCCGCCGCCGCCTGGGCCGCCACCGAACCGTCCGCCACCGACTGGCTGGCCCTCCCGCAGCAGCGGCTCGCCGAGTTCACCGGCGGCGCCGTCCTCCACGACGGCCCCGGCACGCTCACCGCCGCCCGCGCCCGCCTGCGCTGGTACCCCGACCAGGTGTGGCGCCACCTGCTGGCCTGCCAGTGGCAGCGGATCGCCCGGGAGGAGGCGTTCGTCGGCCGCTGCGCCGAGGCGGGCGACGACCTCGGCGCGGCCGTGACCACCGCCCGCCTGGCCCGCGACCTGATGCGGCTCGCCCTCCTGATGGGCCGCCGCTACGCCCCGTACGGCAAGTGGCTCGGCAGCGCCTTCGCCCGCCTCGACACCGGCCCCGCCCTCGCCCCGGCCCTGCGCGCCGCCCTCGCCGCCCCCGACCCGGCCGCAAAAGCCCGCCACCTGGCCGACGCGTACGAGGCCGCGGCCCGCGCGCACAACGCGCTCGGGCTGACCGAGCCGCTCGACCCGGCCCGCCGCCGCTACCACAGCCGCCCGTACCCGGTCCTGCACGCCGACCGCTTCGCCCGCGCCCTGCAACGCACCGTCACCGAACCGCAGTTGCGCGACCGCCCGCTGATCGGCGCCGTCGACCAGTGGGCCGACAGCACCGACCTGTCGGCGCACCCGGGCGCGGTCCGCGCCGCCGTCGACGCCCTGGCGGGGGAGGGCTGA
- a CDS encoding metal-sensitive transcriptional regulator gives MQVGDEAVGAVLNRLRRAQGQLAGVIAMIEAGRDCKDVVTQLAAVSRALDRAGFKIVASGMRQCMAEAEEGTAPMSEAELEKLFLALA, from the coding sequence ATGCAGGTGGGCGACGAGGCCGTCGGCGCGGTACTGAACCGGCTGCGCCGGGCACAGGGCCAGCTGGCCGGCGTGATCGCGATGATCGAGGCCGGCCGCGACTGCAAGGACGTGGTGACCCAGCTCGCCGCCGTGTCCCGGGCCCTGGACCGCGCCGGGTTCAAGATCGTGGCCAGCGGGATGCGCCAGTGCATGGCCGAGGCCGAGGAAGGCACCGCCCCGATGAGCGAGGCCGAACTGGAGAAGCTCTTCCTGGCCCTGGCCTGA
- the mptB gene encoding polyprenol phosphomannose-dependent alpha 1,6 mannosyltransferase MptB, giving the protein MPNTGANAYPSRYRWLGLLGSLALAAGALTSGALPAAATGPTLRASGGAGTVLVFAGLTVLTAAWLLLGRSADAPPADALPAEALSVGALPAEAPSVGAPPGNGLPAAGRFAARTRWLTATLAWWAAPLLLLPPLFSRDAYSYLAQGAMLAGGFDVYADGPAALGGPIAQQIPQVWQHTPAPYGPAFLLLARAAAPLADHPYAGVLLLRLAAVLAVAALAALLPALARALGTDPAAALRLGALNPLVLLHLVAGAHNDAAPLALMLAGLLAATRRRPLPAAALITLAALTKAPAALALPAAWWLATAVPSPDGPPRSDATPARGHRFRCAAAVLAVAAGTTAVVTAVAGTGYGWVSALTTPATASSWSPSSGLGRLAAALAGVAPEGPVAGARLLGAGVAMALVVLLAVRVARRGSGPVAALALAFGAVVALGPAFRPWYALWCAVPAALAARTAGARRAVELACAALAFAVMPDGFEPDSAELVLAAGGLVLGAVAVMLTERQLTFQERQPAC; this is encoded by the coding sequence ATGCCGAACACGGGCGCGAACGCCTACCCGAGCCGGTACCGGTGGCTCGGACTGCTGGGCTCGCTCGCCCTCGCGGCCGGCGCACTCACCTCCGGCGCCCTGCCCGCCGCCGCGACCGGTCCCACCCTGCGCGCCTCCGGCGGCGCGGGCACCGTCCTGGTCTTCGCGGGCCTGACCGTCCTCACCGCCGCCTGGCTCCTGCTCGGCCGCTCCGCCGACGCGCCACCTGCCGACGCGCTGCCCGCCGAAGCCCTGTCCGTCGGCGCGCTGCCCGCCGAAGCCCCGTCCGTCGGCGCGCCGCCCGGCAACGGCCTTCCCGCGGCCGGCCGTTTCGCCGCCCGCACCCGCTGGCTGACGGCCACCCTGGCCTGGTGGGCCGCCCCGCTGCTGCTCCTGCCGCCGCTGTTCAGCCGCGACGCCTACAGCTACCTCGCCCAAGGGGCCATGCTGGCAGGCGGGTTCGACGTCTACGCGGACGGGCCCGCCGCGCTCGGCGGCCCGATCGCCCAGCAGATACCCCAGGTCTGGCAGCACACCCCGGCCCCCTACGGGCCCGCCTTCCTGCTGCTGGCCCGGGCCGCCGCCCCGCTCGCCGACCACCCGTACGCCGGGGTCCTGCTGCTGCGGCTGGCCGCCGTCCTGGCCGTCGCCGCCCTGGCCGCCCTGCTCCCGGCCCTCGCCCGCGCCCTGGGCACCGACCCGGCGGCCGCGCTGCGGCTGGGCGCGCTCAACCCGCTGGTCCTGCTGCACCTGGTCGCCGGGGCCCACAACGACGCCGCTCCGCTCGCCCTGATGCTCGCGGGCCTGCTCGCCGCCACCCGCCGCCGGCCCCTGCCGGCCGCCGCCCTGATCACCCTGGCCGCCCTGACCAAGGCCCCCGCCGCCCTCGCCCTCCCCGCCGCCTGGTGGCTCGCCACCGCCGTCCCGTCCCCGGACGGCCCGCCCCGTTCGGACGCGACCCCCGCCCGCGGCCACCGGTTCCGCTGCGCCGCCGCGGTCCTGGCGGTCGCCGCCGGCACCACGGCCGTCGTCACCGCCGTGGCCGGGACCGGCTACGGCTGGGTCTCCGCGCTGACGACCCCGGCCACCGCGAGCAGTTGGTCGCCGAGCAGCGGGCTGGGCCGACTGGCCGCCGCGCTGGCGGGCGTCGCGCCGGAGGGGCCGGTGGCGGGCGCCCGGCTGCTCGGGGCGGGGGTGGCGATGGCGCTGGTCGTCCTGCTGGCGGTGCGGGTGGCGCGGCGGGGGAGCGGGCCGGTGGCGGCCCTGGCGCTCGCGTTCGGGGCGGTGGTCGCGCTCGGACCGGCCTTCCGGCCCTGGTACGCGCTGTGGTGCGCCGTCCCGGCCGCGCTCGCGGCCCGGACCGCCGGTGCCCGCAGGGCGGTCGAACTCGCCTGCGCGGCACTGGCGTTCGCCGTCATGCCGGACGGATTCGAGCCGGACTCCGCCGAGTTGGTGCTGGCCGCCGGCGGCCTCGTCCTCGGGGCGGTCGCAGTCATGCTGACGGAGCGTCAACTCACTTTCCAGGAAAGGCAGCCGGCGTGCTGA
- a CDS encoding rhodanese-like domain-containing protein — protein MAWTPQPPAPAQIDPTAAHRLAAAGEALLLDVREPEEHAVVHAPGSLLVPLGALGTFGTLGEGGDGDGDGDGDGSAREGGTGGGGLGAVRAAAGGRLVLAVCRSGTRSQTATELLNAHGVPTVNVAGGMRAWLRDGLPAHRNDPPAHRDECHCGGAI, from the coding sequence GTGGCCTGGACCCCCCAGCCGCCCGCGCCCGCACAGATCGACCCCACCGCGGCGCACCGCCTGGCCGCCGCCGGCGAGGCGCTGCTGCTCGACGTCCGCGAGCCGGAAGAGCACGCCGTGGTGCACGCGCCCGGCTCGCTCCTCGTCCCGCTCGGCGCCCTCGGCACCTTCGGCACCCTCGGCGAGGGCGGCGACGGCGACGGCGACGGCGACGGCGACGGCAGTGCCCGCGAGGGCGGCACCGGCGGCGGCGGCCTGGGCGCCGTACGGGCCGCGGCCGGTGGGCGGCTGGTGCTGGCGGTGTGCCGGTCCGGCACCCGCTCGCAGACGGCCACCGAGCTGCTGAACGCGCACGGGGTGCCGACGGTGAACGTGGCCGGCGGGATGCGTGCCTGGCTCCGGGACGGGCTGCCCGCGCACCGGAACGACCCGCCCGCGCACCGGGACGAGTGCCACTGCGGCGGCGCGATATGA
- a CDS encoding glycosyltransferase 87 family protein, whose amino-acid sequence MLTRGTTTARTAVLAVAVLATTLILAFIPGHRGWFDAGVYYGTVRHWAATGQLYDYVRPGTPYGFTYPPFAAVCMLPMRLLGWHPAIAVGVALSAVATALLLYWIVDPIARRRGWCRWYAFGLAACLCGLSNPVRDTFSFGQVNLLLVALVFADRELTSRQFSNRRWQLLAGVGTGLAAAIKLTPALFIVHLLLTRRWRAAATATATALGATGAGFLAGPEVSRQFWTVTLWDTDRVGGFANMSNQSLQGLIARLGPQLPGRALWVAASLAVLALWAYRLHRAEAARDSLAAYSLTGIACCLVSPITWVHHLVWMLPALVVLADAALDRTRRRRTLLTLCWLLQLVLSSGMVWLWRPDGRDLGTLFGGSAYVLATLGLLLALPIRRHPEEPRPPTRPKQATAPAVRLPQRTAPARERPAPVG is encoded by the coding sequence GTGCTGACCCGCGGCACCACCACCGCCAGGACCGCGGTGCTCGCCGTCGCCGTCCTGGCCACCACCTTGATCCTGGCGTTCATCCCGGGCCACCGGGGCTGGTTCGACGCCGGCGTGTACTACGGCACGGTGCGGCACTGGGCCGCGACCGGGCAGCTCTACGACTACGTCCGGCCCGGTACCCCGTACGGGTTCACCTACCCGCCGTTCGCGGCGGTCTGCATGCTGCCGATGCGGCTGCTCGGCTGGCACCCGGCGATCGCGGTCGGCGTCGCGCTGTCCGCCGTCGCCACCGCGCTGCTGCTGTACTGGATCGTCGACCCGATCGCCCGCCGCCGGGGCTGGTGCCGCTGGTACGCGTTCGGCCTCGCGGCCTGCCTGTGCGGCCTGAGCAACCCCGTCCGCGACACCTTCAGCTTCGGCCAGGTCAACCTGCTGCTGGTCGCCCTGGTGTTCGCCGACCGCGAGCTGACGAGTCGTCAGTTCTCCAACAGAAGATGGCAGTTGCTCGCCGGAGTGGGCACCGGCCTGGCCGCCGCGATCAAGCTGACCCCGGCGCTGTTCATCGTCCACCTGCTGCTGACCCGCCGGTGGCGGGCCGCCGCGACGGCCACCGCCACCGCGCTCGGCGCCACCGGGGCGGGCTTCCTGGCCGGCCCGGAGGTCTCCCGCCAGTTCTGGACCGTCACCCTGTGGGACACCGACCGGGTCGGCGGCTTCGCCAACATGTCCAACCAGTCCCTGCAGGGCCTGATCGCCCGGCTCGGCCCCCAACTCCCCGGCCGCGCCCTGTGGGTGGCCGCCTCGCTGGCCGTCCTCGCGCTCTGGGCGTACCGCCTGCACCGGGCCGAAGCGGCCCGCGACAGCCTCGCCGCGTACAGCCTCACCGGCATCGCCTGCTGCCTGGTCAGCCCGATCACCTGGGTGCACCACCTGGTGTGGATGCTGCCCGCCCTGGTCGTCCTCGCCGACGCCGCACTGGACCGCACCCGGCGCCGCCGCACCCTGCTCACCCTCTGCTGGCTGCTCCAACTCGTGCTCTCCAGCGGCATGGTGTGGCTCTGGCGCCCCGACGGCCGCGACCTCGGCACCCTGTTCGGCGGCAGCGCGTACGTCCTGGCCACCCTCGGCCTGCTGCTCGCCCTGCCGATCCGCCGCCACCCCGAGGAGCCGCGCCCGCCGACACGCCCGAAGCAGGCCACCGCCCCCGCCGTCCGCCTCCCGCAGCGCACCGCCCCCGCCCGCGAACGCCCGGCCCCGGTCGGCTGA
- a CDS encoding MFS transporter, which yields MAGTAPPTEGRPTGGGPVGDGPGGGGAEAVGPSPGSATVVRASVVAAAAGALLVVAIVLGSRGLRDFDSALVPYAVASVFLTFGVVYRYVVWVSAPAARRLFVAGWKAALSWENLKRSPAALPRMIATYLGFQKFLGARSHARWAAHQLIFWGCLLAAAITFPLTWGWFTFTSSSAAGPGYEMRLWGLKLFGFDSGSFLGWALYHGLDLAAVLVIGGAGYFLWRRVRDRAATTGQRFGYDFLPLLALVTISVTGLLLTFSEMFLHGGGYEFLAILHMASVVLTLVYLPFGKFFHIVQRPAAVGMQLFKYTARRRGSDAEELQGCRRCGRPIDTVAAVDNLRATMRDLQLGFDGWAEYCPRCKRVLRGNAYLSNVKRGFK from the coding sequence GTGGCCGGGACAGCACCGCCCACGGAGGGCAGACCGACCGGGGGCGGCCCGGTCGGGGACGGGCCGGGCGGGGGAGGCGCGGAGGCGGTCGGGCCGTCGCCCGGCTCGGCGACGGTGGTGCGCGCCTCGGTGGTCGCCGCCGCGGCCGGCGCGCTGCTGGTGGTGGCGATCGTGCTGGGCAGCCGGGGCCTGCGGGACTTCGACTCGGCACTGGTGCCGTACGCGGTGGCGTCGGTGTTCCTCACCTTCGGCGTGGTCTACCGCTACGTGGTGTGGGTGTCCGCGCCCGCCGCCCGCCGGCTGTTCGTGGCGGGCTGGAAGGCCGCGCTGTCCTGGGAGAACCTCAAGCGCTCGCCCGCCGCGCTGCCCAGGATGATCGCCACCTACCTGGGTTTCCAGAAGTTCCTCGGCGCCCGCTCGCACGCCCGCTGGGCCGCGCACCAACTGATCTTCTGGGGCTGCCTGCTGGCCGCCGCGATCACCTTCCCGCTGACCTGGGGCTGGTTCACCTTCACCTCCTCCAGCGCGGCCGGCCCCGGCTACGAGATGCGGCTGTGGGGCCTGAAGCTGTTCGGCTTCGACTCCGGCAGCTTCCTCGGCTGGGCGCTCTACCACGGCCTGGACCTGGCCGCCGTGCTGGTGATCGGCGGCGCCGGCTACTTCCTGTGGCGGCGGGTGCGCGACCGCGCCGCCACCACCGGACAGCGCTTCGGCTACGACTTCCTGCCGCTGCTGGCCCTGGTCACCATCTCGGTCACCGGCCTGCTGCTGACCTTCTCCGAGATGTTCCTGCACGGCGGCGGCTACGAGTTCCTGGCGATCCTGCACATGGCCTCGGTCGTCCTGACCCTGGTCTACCTGCCGTTCGGCAAGTTCTTCCACATCGTGCAGCGCCCGGCCGCGGTCGGCATGCAGCTGTTCAAGTACACGGCGCGGCGCCGGGGTTCGGACGCCGAGGAGCTGCAGGGGTGCAGGCGCTGCGGCCGGCCGATCGACACCGTCGCGGCGGTGGACAACCTGCGCGCCACCATGCGCGACCTGCAGCTGGGCTTCGACGGGTGGGCCGAGTACTGCCCCCGTTGCAAGCGGGTGCTGCGCGGCAACGCCTACCTGTCGAACGTCAAGCGGGGGTTCAAGTGA
- a CDS encoding metal-sensitive transcriptional regulator, producing MQVDEEAVGAVLNRLRRAQGQLNGVIAMIEAGRDCKDVVTQLAAVSRALDRAGFKILASGMRQCLAEAEEGAAPMSEAELEKMFLTLA from the coding sequence ATGCAGGTGGACGAGGAGGCCGTCGGCGCTGTGCTGAACCGGCTGCGCCGGGCACAGGGCCAGCTGAACGGCGTGATCGCGATGATCGAGGCCGGTCGCGACTGCAAGGACGTGGTCACACAACTCGCCGCCGTCTCGCGCGCGTTGGACCGCGCCGGGTTCAAGATCCTGGCGAGCGGGATGCGGCAGTGCCTGGCCGAGGCCGAGGAGGGCGCCGCGCCGATGAGCGAGGCGGAACTCGAGAAGATGTTCCTGACCCTGGCCTGA
- a CDS encoding rhodanese-like domain-containing protein gives MTTPLTVDQLQPRLHQLIVIDVRSPGEFAGGHIPGAHNVPLDQLSQALPALRAAAGRGELAVTCASGARALNACERLAAAGVQALLVDGGTAAWAANGRALNRVPGQKVRWAMDRQVRLVAGSLVLVGVVVDLAVPGVRWVSAAVGGGLLFSAVSNTCTMGSLLGKLPYNRPRNSGAALDATLTALRDGGK, from the coding sequence ATGACCACTCCCCTGACCGTCGACCAGCTCCAGCCCCGCCTGCACCAGCTGATCGTCATCGACGTCCGTTCGCCCGGCGAGTTCGCCGGCGGCCACATCCCCGGCGCCCACAACGTGCCGCTCGACCAGCTGTCGCAGGCCCTGCCCGCGCTGCGGGCCGCCGCCGGGCGCGGCGAGCTGGCCGTCACCTGCGCGTCCGGCGCCCGTGCGCTGAACGCCTGCGAGCGGTTGGCCGCGGCCGGTGTGCAGGCGCTGCTCGTCGACGGCGGCACCGCCGCCTGGGCGGCCAACGGCAGGGCGCTGAACCGGGTGCCGGGCCAGAAGGTCCGCTGGGCGATGGACCGGCAGGTCCGGCTGGTGGCGGGTTCGCTGGTGCTGGTGGGTGTCGTCGTCGACCTCGCCGTCCCGGGCGTGCGCTGGGTGTCGGCCGCGGTCGGCGGCGGCCTGCTGTTCTCGGCCGTCAGCAACACCTGCACGATGGGCTCGCTGCTGGGCAAGCTCCCGTACAACCGCCCGCGCAACTCCGGCGCCGCGCTCGACGCGACGCTCACCGCGCTGCGCGACGGCGGCAAGTGA
- a CDS encoding lysophospholipid acyltransferase family protein, with translation MAHRVLRLAGCLTVLVAGVLVAPLVRALAWLPAERLVRWWSRLLLASLGVRVRPIAAPGRQAGGSLLVSNHVSWLDVLLVAAVRPGRMLAKTEVGRWPVLGPLTSWGGTIFIDRDRLRALPGTVEEIAAALRRGERVVVFPEGSTWCGRGGGRFRPALFEAAVRADVPVQPLTLRYRTADGRPSTAPAFVGEDGLLASMWRVVSVRGLTAEVEFLPQLPPALFPGRRQLAAAAQRVVDRRRLPDGTPSDAPGCAACAHPVERPVRGPGASGPGPAGAGPVGTGTVGTAGAGVAGAGLAGAAAGVAAEAGR, from the coding sequence GTGGCGCACCGGGTGCTGCGGCTGGCCGGGTGCCTGACGGTGCTGGTCGCCGGAGTGCTGGTGGCGCCGCTGGTGCGCGCGCTGGCCTGGCTGCCGGCGGAGCGGCTGGTGCGCTGGTGGTCGCGGCTGCTGCTGGCCTCGCTGGGCGTGCGGGTGCGGCCGATCGCCGCGCCGGGCCGGCAGGCCGGCGGGTCGCTGCTGGTGTCCAACCACGTCTCGTGGCTGGACGTCCTGCTGGTCGCGGCCGTCCGACCGGGCCGGATGCTGGCCAAGACCGAGGTCGGCCGCTGGCCGGTGCTCGGCCCGCTGACCTCCTGGGGCGGCACCATCTTCATCGACCGGGACCGGCTGCGGGCGCTGCCCGGCACGGTCGAGGAGATCGCCGCGGCGCTGCGCCGCGGCGAGCGGGTGGTGGTCTTCCCGGAGGGCAGCACCTGGTGCGGGCGCGGCGGCGGCCGGTTCCGCCCGGCGCTGTTCGAGGCGGCGGTGCGGGCCGACGTGCCGGTGCAGCCGCTGACGCTGCGCTACCGCACCGCGGACGGGCGGCCGAGCACCGCGCCGGCGTTCGTCGGCGAGGACGGGCTGCTGGCCTCGATGTGGCGGGTGGTGTCGGTGCGCGGCCTGACCGCGGAGGTCGAGTTCCTGCCGCAGCTGCCGCCCGCGCTGTTCCCGGGCCGCCGACAGCTCGCGGCGGCCGCCCAGCGGGTGGTCGACCGGCGCCGCCTCCCGGACGGCACCCCGTCCGACGCCCCCGGCTGCGCGGCCTGCGCCCACCCCGTCGAACGTCCGGTCCGCGGCCCGGGTGCCTCCGGGCCGGGCCCGGCCGGAGCGGGCCCGGTCGGGACCGGCACGGTCGGGACGGCGGGCGCGGGCGTGGCGGGCGCGGGCTTGGCGGGCGCGGCCGCGGGCGTGGCGGCGGAGGCCGGGCGGTAA
- a CDS encoding sulfite exporter TauE/SafE family protein: MSSVVLLALVAGAVVGLALGGLGGGGSMLAVPALIYLIGLTPGTATTASLLIVAVTSLTGLLAHARAGRVRWREGLLFGAAGLPLAALGGALSRHLPGPALTAAFALLAGLAAWRMLAGGRRTDGAPSARSADGGAGGGADGGPESVQPRHPAHGSAAVERPGPGPARVSVPAPAPAPAPAPAPAPGGAIVATSTVTVTAETATASVSAEMVPAGMNPELCPLPEPPGPAAPFPATARVPASARRSALAGAGLGAATGVLGVGGGFLAVPALVSFLAFPMAEAIGTSLLVITLNSLAALLPRLGGAAEIPWSTVGPFAAAAVLGAWDGKRLAAKLSGRTLQRLFAGALLAVAVLMLVDAAL; encoded by the coding sequence ATGAGCAGCGTCGTCCTGCTGGCGCTGGTCGCCGGCGCGGTGGTCGGCCTGGCACTGGGCGGGCTCGGTGGCGGCGGCAGCATGCTGGCCGTCCCCGCGCTGATCTACCTGATCGGGCTGACGCCCGGCACCGCGACCACCGCCAGCCTGCTGATCGTCGCCGTGACCTCGCTCACCGGCCTGCTCGCCCACGCCCGGGCCGGACGCGTCCGCTGGCGCGAAGGACTGCTGTTCGGCGCAGCCGGACTCCCGCTCGCCGCCCTCGGCGGCGCCCTCTCCCGCCACCTGCCCGGCCCGGCCCTGACCGCCGCGTTCGCCCTGCTGGCCGGCCTGGCCGCCTGGCGGATGCTGGCGGGCGGACGACGGACGGACGGCGCCCCCAGCGCCCGCAGCGCGGACGGCGGTGCAGGTGGCGGCGCAGACGGCGGCCCGGAGTCGGTGCAGCCACGGCACCCCGCTCACGGATCGGCAGCGGTCGAGAGGCCCGGGCCCGGACCCGCACGCGTCTCCGTTCCCGCTCCCGCTCCTGCTCCTGCTCCTGCTCCTGCTCCTGCTCCCGGCGGCGCGATTGTCGCCACCTCGACGGTGACGGTGACGGCGGAGACGGCAACCGCGTCCGTCTCCGCGGAGATGGTCCCTGCAGGGATGAACCCCGAACTGTGCCCCCTCCCGGAGCCTCCCGGCCCGGCGGCCCCGTTCCCGGCCACCGCCCGGGTTCCGGCTTCGGCCCGGCGGTCTGCGCTGGCGGGGGCTGGGCTGGGTGCGGCGACCGGGGTGCTGGGCGTCGGCGGCGGGTTCCTCGCGGTGCCCGCGCTGGTGTCCTTCCTGGCGTTCCCGATGGCCGAGGCGATCGGGACCAGCCTGCTGGTGATCACCCTCAACTCGCTGGCGGCGCTGCTGCCCCGGCTCGGCGGGGCCGCCGAGATCCCGTGGTCGACGGTCGGCCCGTTCGCGGCCGCCGCGGTCCTCGGCGCCTGGGACGGCAAGCGGCTCGCCGCCAAGCTGTCCGGCCGCACGCTGCAGCGACTGTTCGCCGGTGCGTTGCTCGCCGTCGCCGTCCTGATGCTGGTGGACGCCGCGCTCTGA